A genomic region of Paenibacillus sp. PL2-23 contains the following coding sequences:
- a CDS encoding ATP-binding protein produces the protein MDKIAELIEFGYECDYLDFKEKQYHKDKSMDLLMDIMAMANSRHNGEKFIIVGVKDRPEGKEIKGIDPQEFIDSSNYMQLILNNIEPEIQFDYFKYEYKDSVLGVFKIYKTDNKPYMMRKKFDRLNEGYCLIRKGSTNTVAKRSDFDYMYLSRGQFEIRFLGHALHAVHDTEGCASIEVVLANTTELPITIIGGTLYIRNCHGKELSRHHVYGLDEFIGADFKLALPPKSEAVGHLMVGFESSDPFRLNIDEYGICADQFEFELLLVDARENRYSATMNKASVFVDGDFLWKVKQQKGIPHKFRTHR, from the coding sequence ATGGATAAGATTGCTGAACTAATCGAATTCGGCTATGAGTGCGATTACCTAGATTTTAAAGAGAAGCAGTACCATAAAGACAAAAGTATGGATTTACTAATGGATATAATGGCGATGGCTAATTCGCGGCATAATGGAGAAAAATTTATCATTGTTGGAGTCAAGGATCGACCAGAAGGTAAGGAGATAAAGGGGATAGATCCGCAAGAGTTTATAGATTCTTCCAATTATATGCAGTTAATTCTGAATAATATCGAACCGGAAATTCAGTTTGATTATTTCAAATATGAATATAAAGATTCAGTACTAGGCGTTTTTAAAATTTATAAAACAGATAATAAGCCATACATGATGAGGAAGAAATTTGACAGACTGAACGAGGGATATTGCTTGATTCGCAAAGGAAGTACGAATACAGTGGCTAAACGCAGCGACTTTGATTATATGTATTTAAGCAGAGGACAGTTCGAGATAAGATTTCTAGGACATGCGCTACACGCCGTACATGATACAGAAGGTTGCGCATCAATAGAAGTTGTATTAGCGAATACAACAGAATTGCCTATAACAATAATCGGGGGCACGTTGTACATCCGTAATTGTCATGGAAAAGAGTTATCAAGGCATCACGTGTATGGATTGGATGAATTCATAGGAGCAGACTTCAAATTAGCATTGCCACCAAAGTCAGAAGCAGTTGGACATTTGATGGTTGGTTTTGAGTCATCAGATCCTTTTAGACTAAATATTGATGAATACGGCATATGTGCTGATCAATTTGAATTTGAACTTCTACTAGTGGATGCACGAGAAAATAGATATTCTGCAACAATGAATAAAGCA
- the glmS gene encoding glutamine--fructose-6-phosphate transaminase (isomerizing), with product MCGIVGYIGNRDSQDILLEGLKKLEYRGYDSAGIAVFTSNGLEIKKSKGRLAVLEDKLKGDPLAGSVGIGHTRWATHGKPSDVNSHPHTDNSLKFSVVHNGIVENYLELKEELIEKGRVFVSETDTEVISHLVADEYDGNIVEAVQRAVKRMRGAFALGVLTEYEPEKLVAVRFASPLVIGIGQGENFIGSDIPAILEHTRDVYILNDGEMAVLTRNGVELMTTEGENISKEIFHVDWDIVTAEKAGFDHFMLKEIYEQPKAYRDTMLGRIADDGKSVQLKELSMSSDYIKSIRKVHIVACGTAYHAGLVGKSVIESLARISVETDVASEYRYRSPIITPDTLVIVVSQSGETADTLAALREAQKNGARVLAITNVVGSSVAREADDVIVTWAGPEIAVASTKAYTSQLIAFYLFGLHLAGVLGTQEQSEVEALIAGLHALPEQVESILEQATVLKQVAESMAHHKSLFFIGRGVDYAVAQEGSLKLKEISYIHSEAYAAGELKHGTLALIEEGIPVIALVTQEALYEKTLSNIKEVKARGAHVLAVANNGTEAEVAKSVDEIFGIPKTLPILSPALAVVPLQLLSYYASLALGHDVDKPRNLAKSVTVE from the coding sequence ATGTGTGGTATTGTCGGATATATTGGAAATCGCGATTCTCAGGATATTTTGCTGGAGGGTCTGAAGAAGCTGGAGTACCGCGGGTACGATTCCGCAGGCATCGCTGTGTTCACGTCGAACGGGCTTGAGATCAAGAAGTCGAAGGGCCGTCTGGCTGTGCTTGAGGATAAGCTGAAGGGCGATCCGCTGGCGGGCTCCGTGGGCATCGGCCATACGCGCTGGGCTACGCACGGCAAGCCTTCTGACGTCAATTCCCATCCTCATACGGACAATTCCTTGAAGTTCTCCGTTGTGCATAACGGTATTGTCGAAAACTATCTGGAGCTGAAGGAAGAGCTTATAGAGAAGGGCCGGGTATTCGTGTCGGAGACGGATACCGAGGTGATCTCGCATCTTGTAGCTGACGAATACGACGGCAATATTGTCGAAGCGGTGCAGCGCGCAGTGAAGCGTATGCGTGGCGCATTCGCGCTTGGCGTACTGACGGAATATGAGCCGGAGAAGCTGGTTGCGGTTCGATTCGCAAGCCCGCTCGTCATCGGCATCGGCCAAGGCGAGAACTTCATCGGGTCGGATATTCCCGCGATCCTGGAGCATACCCGTGATGTGTATATATTGAACGACGGCGAAATGGCCGTGTTGACACGTAATGGTGTCGAACTGATGACGACTGAGGGAGAAAATATTTCCAAGGAAATATTCCATGTCGATTGGGACATTGTGACAGCGGAAAAAGCCGGATTCGATCATTTCATGCTGAAGGAAATATACGAGCAGCCGAAGGCGTATCGCGACACGATGCTGGGCCGGATCGCTGACGACGGCAAATCCGTTCAGTTGAAGGAATTGTCGATGTCGAGCGACTACATCAAGTCGATCCGCAAGGTGCATATTGTCGCATGCGGCACTGCATACCATGCAGGTCTTGTCGGCAAATCGGTCATCGAATCGCTGGCGCGTATTTCCGTGGAGACGGATGTCGCTTCCGAATATCGTTACCGCTCGCCTATCATTACGCCTGACACGCTTGTTATCGTCGTAAGCCAATCCGGCGAGACAGCAGATACGCTGGCTGCGCTCCGTGAAGCTCAGAAGAACGGCGCTCGCGTGCTAGCTATCACGAACGTTGTCGGCAGCTCCGTTGCCCGTGAAGCGGACGATGTTATCGTCACTTGGGCAGGCCCGGAAATCGCTGTCGCGTCCACAAAGGCTTATACGTCGCAGCTGATCGCGTTCTACCTGTTCGGTCTGCATCTTGCAGGCGTGCTCGGTACGCAAGAGCAAAGCGAAGTGGAAGCATTGATCGCAGGACTGCATGCATTGCCTGAGCAAGTCGAAAGCATCCTGGAGCAAGCGACGGTTCTGAAGCAGGTGGCGGAGTCCATGGCTCACCACAAGAGCCTGTTCTTCATCGGCCGCGGCGTGGACTATGCAGTCGCGCAGGAAGGCTCGCTGAAGCTCAAAGAAATATCGTATATCCACTCCGAAGCTTACGCGGCCGGCGAGCTTAAGCATGGCACGCTGGCGCTGATCGAAGAGGGCATTCCGGTAATCGCTCTTGTCACGCAGGAAGCTCTGTACGAAAAAACGCTGAGTAACATCAAGGAAGTGAAGGCGCGCGGCGCCCACGTCCTCGCCGTAGCTAACAACGGCACCGAAGCCGAAGTCGCCAAATCCGTCGACGAAATCTTCGGCATCCCGAAGACGCTGCCGATCCTGTCGCCAGCCCTTGCCGTCGTACCTCTGCAGCTGCTGTCGTATTACGCTTCGCTGGCGCTAGGCCATGACGTGGATAAGCCGCGGAACTTGGCGAAGAGCGTGACGGTGGAGTAA
- the glmM gene encoding phosphoglucosamine mutase, which produces MGKYFGTDGVRGVANQGLTPELAYKIGRCGGYELTKTATGKPKVVIGLDTRISGPMLEAALIAGLTSIGADVVRLGVVSTPAVAYLTKQLGADAGVMISASHNPVEDNGIKFFGGDGFKLSDDTELAIEALIDAEKDELPRPAGGDIGSVATDENAKKQYLAYLKTTVKGQFAGLKLVLDCANGAAFELAPAIFRELGAEVTTVGAEPDGLNINAGVGSTHPEYLREKVLELGADLGLSFDGDADRLIAIDEKGEEVDGDFILCIIGDRLKREGKLAHDTIVTTVMANIGFFKGAEKLGLNTAKTAVGDRYVMEEMRRGGFNLGGEQSGHVIFLDYITTGDGILTALQLVDTVAEAGKQLGELKGLMRKFPQKLVNVRVADKSLYNGNAAIEAAVKQVEAELGDNGRVLVRPSGTESLIRVMAEGPDKEQVEAYVDQIASVVKSELG; this is translated from the coding sequence ATGGGGAAATATTTCGGTACAGACGGCGTGCGCGGAGTCGCGAATCAGGGCTTGACGCCGGAGCTTGCTTACAAGATCGGCCGCTGCGGCGGCTATGAATTAACGAAGACGGCAACGGGCAAGCCTAAGGTCGTCATCGGTCTGGATACGCGTATATCCGGCCCTATGCTGGAGGCGGCGCTGATCGCGGGGCTTACCTCCATCGGCGCGGACGTTGTGCGTCTGGGCGTAGTATCCACGCCTGCTGTCGCTTATTTGACGAAGCAGCTGGGGGCTGACGCGGGTGTGATGATCTCGGCTTCTCATAATCCAGTGGAGGATAACGGCATTAAGTTTTTTGGCGGGGACGGCTTCAAGCTATCCGACGACACAGAACTTGCGATTGAAGCGTTGATCGATGCCGAGAAGGATGAGCTTCCGCGTCCTGCAGGCGGGGACATTGGCTCTGTAGCGACAGACGAGAACGCGAAGAAGCAATACTTAGCATATTTGAAAACAACGGTGAAGGGCCAGTTCGCTGGTCTGAAGCTTGTGCTGGACTGCGCCAATGGCGCGGCATTCGAGCTGGCGCCGGCCATCTTCCGCGAACTGGGCGCAGAGGTGACCACGGTAGGCGCGGAGCCGGACGGCCTGAACATTAACGCCGGCGTCGGATCGACCCATCCGGAATACCTGCGGGAGAAGGTGCTGGAGCTGGGCGCGGATCTCGGCCTCAGCTTCGACGGCGATGCCGACCGCTTGATCGCGATCGACGAGAAGGGCGAAGAGGTGGACGGGGACTTTATCCTGTGTATTATCGGCGACCGTCTGAAGCGGGAGGGCAAGCTGGCGCACGATACGATTGTGACGACGGTGATGGCGAACATCGGCTTCTTCAAGGGGGCGGAGAAGCTTGGCCTGAACACGGCCAAGACGGCTGTAGGAGACCGCTACGTGATGGAGGAGATGCGGCGCGGAGGCTTCAACCTGGGCGGAGAGCAATCCGGCCATGTGATCTTCCTGGACTACATTACGACGGGCGACGGCATTCTGACGGCGCTGCAGTTGGTGGATACCGTAGCGGAAGCGGGCAAGCAGTTGGGCGAGCTGAAGGGCCTTATGCGCAAATTCCCGCAGAAGCTGGTTAACGTGCGTGTCGCGGACAAGAGCCTGTACAACGGCAATGCCGCGATTGAAGCGGCGGTGAAGCAGGTGGAGGCGGAGCTGGGCGACAATGGGCGCGTGCTGGTACGTCCGTCCGGAACGGAGTCCCTGATTCGCGTCATGGCAGAGGGGCCGGACAAGGAGCAGGTGGAGGCATACGTCGACCAGATCGCTAGCGTGGTGAAAAGTGAATTGGGCTAA
- a CDS encoding CdaR family protein: MDKWLSHPTALKIISVLLGVLLFAVVHIDPETAPQATVSSVDTSALEAVTIEPIGLDEEKYVLTAMEPTVVRLVVEGSISNLRKNTPLDYVVNVDLTNVKPGIQELPLTLKLPKGIEEVELSPRQVTVQIEEIVSKTFDAQVIIEGQPAEGYVAGTPQVLSEGGNVVGVTLPRDDMDKVGLVAVTMNVEGAVKSVENKKAKIVVYDTEGQEISNAIVQPSTLHVETKITRPYKQVPVQIRYTGTLADNLSLVSVTPEMDQVTVYAEQSVLDTITVYGGAVLDLSKVKQSGTVKVKTTPVDGIEAVNPAELELAVIVEGTTTKRLSNLPITIIGTEDGMTADIASPASGTIDLVIGGAESVLRNVSAEDVTVIAKIDGLEAGTHTIALELELPSYVQPILSEGQTLSATVEILDESASADEQEELEVGGAQTEPPDGDRGDSGSASGGSSGDGETDAASGNGGTSGNAGGALNEARLAASGQSGRVTAA, encoded by the coding sequence ATGGACAAGTGGCTGAGTCATCCTACTGCTCTTAAGATAATATCGGTGCTGCTCGGCGTGCTGCTGTTCGCCGTTGTACATATCGATCCGGAGACGGCTCCGCAAGCAACTGTGTCCAGCGTAGATACGTCGGCTTTGGAGGCAGTTACAATCGAGCCTATAGGCCTGGATGAAGAGAAATATGTATTAACCGCAATGGAGCCGACAGTCGTGAGGCTAGTTGTAGAGGGCTCGATCTCGAACCTGCGCAAAAATACACCATTGGATTACGTCGTCAACGTCGATCTCACCAATGTCAAGCCGGGTATTCAGGAGCTGCCGCTTACGCTCAAGCTGCCCAAAGGCATCGAGGAGGTGGAGCTCTCTCCACGCCAGGTAACGGTGCAGATCGAGGAGATTGTCAGCAAGACCTTCGACGCACAGGTCATTATAGAAGGCCAGCCGGCTGAGGGCTATGTCGCAGGAACGCCTCAGGTTCTGTCGGAAGGCGGCAATGTCGTGGGGGTCACGCTGCCAAGAGACGACATGGACAAGGTTGGACTTGTGGCGGTGACGATGAATGTCGAAGGCGCCGTGAAATCTGTCGAGAACAAAAAGGCGAAGATTGTCGTCTATGACACAGAGGGCCAAGAAATTTCGAATGCAATCGTACAGCCTTCGACCCTGCATGTCGAGACCAAGATTACAAGGCCGTACAAGCAGGTGCCTGTTCAAATTCGCTATACCGGCACCCTTGCAGACAATCTAAGCCTCGTGTCGGTAACGCCGGAGATGGACCAGGTCACGGTATACGCCGAGCAGAGCGTGCTGGATACCATTACCGTGTATGGCGGCGCGGTGCTGGATCTGTCCAAGGTGAAGCAGTCAGGCACCGTCAAGGTAAAAACGACGCCGGTGGACGGCATCGAAGCGGTGAATCCGGCTGAGCTTGAGCTTGCCGTCATTGTGGAGGGCACAACGACGAAGCGATTGTCCAATCTTCCCATTACCATCATCGGAACAGAGGATGGAATGACCGCGGATATCGCCAGTCCCGCCAGCGGGACAATCGATCTTGTTATCGGCGGAGCGGAGTCTGTGCTGAGGAATGTAAGCGCGGAGGACGTGACGGTGATCGCGAAGATTGACGGTCTGGAAGCGGGTACCCATACGATTGCGCTTGAGCTGGAGCTGCCCTCCTACGTGCAGCCGATTCTGTCGGAAGGTCAGACGCTGAGCGCGACCGTGGAGATTCTGGATGAGTCGGCGTCGGCCGACGAGCAAGAGGAGCTGGAGGTCGGCGGCGCCCAGACGGAGCCGCCTGACGGAGACCGAGGGGACAGCGGTTCCGCAAGTGGCGGCAGCAGCGGGGACGGCGAGACGGATGCCGCGTCAGGGAACGGGGGCACCTCCGGCAATGCGGGGGGTGCCCTCAATGAGGCCAGGCTTGCTGCAAGCGGACAGTCTGGCCGTGTAACGGCTGCCTAG
- the cdaA gene encoding diadenylate cyclase CdaA, whose protein sequence is MSYFTDSTWQDWLKDSIDVGIVSYIIYKLILIVRGTRAVQLLKGIFVLVATWAISTWFNLYTLKWLMNQMFTWGIVTVMIIFQPELRRALEQLGRGDLFSRGSSMERNALSEQLEQIMRAIQYMSKRKIGALIVFERKTGVSELIESGISMESRITSELLINIFTPNAPLHDGAVIIRGNQIMAAGCYLPLSENPFISKELGTRHRAAIGVSEISDAMSVIVSEETGQVSLSINGMIVRDINEESLISKLFDELTPKVNGKEKSGLASFWKRKED, encoded by the coding sequence GTGAGTTATTTTACAGATTCGACCTGGCAGGATTGGCTGAAGGACTCGATTGATGTCGGAATCGTCAGCTATATTATTTATAAATTAATTCTGATCGTTCGCGGAACCCGCGCTGTGCAGCTGCTCAAAGGCATTTTTGTGCTTGTGGCGACATGGGCGATCAGCACATGGTTCAACCTGTACACGCTCAAGTGGCTGATGAATCAGATGTTCACCTGGGGGATCGTGACGGTGATGATCATCTTCCAGCCGGAGCTGAGAAGAGCGCTGGAGCAGCTTGGCCGGGGCGATCTGTTCTCCCGAGGCTCGTCCATGGAGCGGAACGCGCTGAGCGAGCAGCTGGAGCAGATTATGCGCGCCATACAGTATATGTCCAAGCGCAAGATCGGGGCGCTTATCGTGTTCGAGAGGAAGACGGGCGTCAGCGAGCTGATCGAATCCGGCATATCGATGGAGTCGCGTATTACATCGGAGCTGTTGATTAATATTTTCACCCCGAATGCGCCGCTCCACGACGGAGCTGTTATTATACGAGGCAATCAGATAATGGCGGCGGGCTGCTACTTGCCGCTGTCTGAGAATCCGTTCATCAGCAAGGAGCTGGGAACTCGGCATCGCGCCGCTATCGGGGTCAGCGAGATCAGCGATGCGATGTCGGTCATCGTCTCCGAGGAGACGGGACAGGTGTCCCTCTCCATCAACGGGATGATTGTGCGCGACATTAATGAGGAATCGCTGATCTCCAAGCTGTTCGACGAGCTGACCCCTAAGGTGAACGGCAAGGAAAAGAGCGGCTTGGCTTCGTTCTGGAAACGGAAGGAGGATTGA
- a CDS encoding zf-HC2 domain-containing protein produces the protein MECKVAIVKIHDYLDGELPREEILALQSHLKACSSCSARFKELEQADAAAFSAWESVKPSAQLDEASSTQLKERIMAQLPKSRSKGRGRFASLLYKYPGLTAAAVFLLVILGSFMATWDQDTQMVVSGEDLQHVVINGDTVIVPEGVQVAGSLTVENGKVEVQGTVDGDVTVIDGSMVLASTGHIAGQSREIDQALDWFWFKVTSVFGGVLPQ, from the coding sequence ATGGAATGCAAAGTCGCCATCGTCAAAATCCATGACTACCTGGACGGCGAGCTGCCTCGCGAGGAGATTCTCGCCTTGCAGTCGCATCTGAAGGCATGCTCCTCCTGCAGCGCTCGCTTCAAGGAGCTGGAGCAAGCGGACGCGGCTGCCTTCTCCGCGTGGGAGTCGGTCAAGCCGTCCGCTCAATTGGACGAAGCATCGTCCACTCAGCTGAAGGAGCGCATCATGGCGCAGCTGCCGAAGTCTAGAAGCAAGGGGCGCGGCCGCTTCGCGAGCCTCCTGTACAAGTATCCCGGCCTGACGGCCGCAGCCGTGTTCCTGCTCGTTATACTGGGCAGCTTCATGGCGACGTGGGATCAGGATACGCAGATGGTCGTTTCTGGCGAGGATCTGCAGCATGTCGTCATCAACGGTGACACCGTCATTGTGCCGGAGGGCGTGCAAGTTGCGGGCAGCTTAACCGTGGAGAACGGTAAAGTAGAGGTGCAAGGCACCGTGGACGGAGACGTGACCGTTATCGACGGCTCGATGGTGCTCGCCTCAACAGGACATATCGCGGGACAGAGCCGTGAAATTGACCAAGCGCTGGATTGGTTCTGGTTCAAGGTCACCTCCGTATTCGGAGGCGTGCTGCCGCAATAA
- the sigW gene encoding RNA polymerase sigma factor SigW — protein MNVLENRLARLALKGDQQAFAELVDLYQDKLYHMAYRMLSNRQEAEDVVQDTFLRVYKNLDRFDETLKFSTWIYRIATNLCIDRLRKRKPTYSLDAESQEYEGLDGYSMIPSDNKTPETELILSDTQRIIHQAMESLPPKYKTVMMLRYIQDLSLQEVGDILGMPVTTIKTRVHRGREFLRKKLEHRL, from the coding sequence GTGAATGTGCTGGAGAACAGGCTTGCGCGGCTTGCCCTCAAGGGTGACCAGCAGGCATTCGCGGAGCTTGTGGATCTGTACCAAGACAAGCTCTACCATATGGCTTACCGTATGCTGAGCAACCGCCAGGAGGCGGAGGATGTTGTGCAGGATACGTTTTTGCGGGTGTACAAAAACTTGGACCGCTTCGATGAGACGCTCAAATTCTCAACGTGGATTTATCGCATTGCCACTAATCTGTGCATTGACCGGCTCCGGAAGCGGAAGCCGACGTATTCGCTGGATGCGGAATCGCAGGAATACGAAGGGCTGGACGGCTACTCCATGATCCCGAGCGACAACAAGACGCCGGAGACGGAGCTGATCCTGTCCGATACCCAGCGCATTATCCATCAAGCGATGGAGTCGCTGCCGCCCAAATACAAGACGGTTATGATGCTCAGATACATACAGGATTTGTCGCTGCAGGAGGTCGGAGATATTCTCGGCATGCCGGTGACGACGATCAAGACGCGTGTGCATCGCGGGCGGGAGTTTCTGCGCAAGAAGCTGGAGCACCGATTATAA
- a CDS encoding trypsin-like peptidase domain-containing protein, with protein sequence MYNESNDYRNQFEAYYKEVAVSKPARRKKRAKAMPMVAAFLTGAMVIGGFSYTADRSNLFTGGTSGAAYSAGVTADSRSTGAGAGLTTASFSSAEDIASIYEQASPAVVKIENYALMQQWTMTGNPWFDSFYGSESRGGRGGASRQQTPQSGGELTLSGSGTGFFFDKEGYILTNQHVIADAAEVKVTVQGYDEPLTAEVLGSSPELDLAVLKVVNPDGKAFPALTLGDSDDTRIGDWVLAIGNPYGFDQTLTMGVLSAKERPITIVDEEGEHTFEHLLQTDASINPGNSGGPLLNENGEVIGINTAVNAEAQGIGFAIPTTTIREVLEGLKTNTLHG encoded by the coding sequence ATGTATAACGAATCGAATGATTATAGAAACCAATTTGAGGCTTATTATAAGGAAGTGGCTGTGAGCAAGCCGGCCCGCCGCAAGAAGAGGGCTAAGGCAATGCCGATGGTGGCGGCATTCCTGACGGGGGCGATGGTCATTGGCGGCTTCTCCTATACGGCTGATCGAAGCAACCTGTTTACAGGCGGGACGTCAGGCGCAGCCTATTCGGCAGGCGTAACGGCGGATAGTAGATCGACCGGCGCGGGAGCGGGGCTGACGACGGCCTCCTTCAGCTCGGCGGAAGATATTGCTTCGATCTACGAGCAGGCAAGTCCGGCTGTCGTGAAGATTGAAAATTATGCCCTTATGCAGCAGTGGACGATGACGGGCAATCCTTGGTTTGATTCCTTCTATGGCAGCGAGTCGCGAGGCGGCCGCGGAGGGGCCTCGCGACAGCAGACCCCGCAAAGCGGCGGCGAGCTGACGTTAAGCGGATCGGGAACAGGCTTCTTCTTCGACAAGGAGGGCTATATTCTGACGAACCAGCATGTTATTGCCGATGCGGCTGAGGTCAAGGTGACTGTGCAGGGCTATGACGAGCCGCTTACGGCTGAGGTGCTGGGCTCCAGCCCTGAGCTTGACCTGGCGGTGCTGAAGGTTGTGAATCCGGACGGCAAGGCCTTCCCGGCTCTGACGCTGGGCGATTCTGACGACACCCGTATCGGCGACTGGGTGCTGGCGATCGGTAATCCTTATGGCTTTGATCAGACGCTGACAATGGGTGTGCTGAGCGCCAAGGAGCGCCCCATCACGATTGTCGACGAGGAGGGGGAGCATACCTTCGAGCACCTGCTTCAGACGGATGCCTCCATTAATCCCGGCAATTCGGGAGGTCCTCTGCTGAACGAGAACGGCGAGGTCATCGGCATCAATACAGCGGTCAACGCCGAGGCGCAGGGCATCGGCTTCGCTATCCCGACGACGACCATCCGCGAGGTGCTGGAGGGACTGAAGACGAACACGCTTCACGGATAA